The proteins below come from a single Bacteroidota bacterium genomic window:
- a CDS encoding SBBP repeat-containing protein, translating to MEKLISARSRYHHTPPGLSPPVPPDGRFIPLKKSNLVRPSSMGVAERKADEAFPPGLNPGLPGFPISSNLSDTVQQQWLSSYASQLAASEDEAVAIARDLSGNLYVTGYSDSSVTGNDIVTMKFTSGGTRLWASRYSGSAQGDDRPSKIIVDSSGNTYVCGYSQGSGSGYDYVTIKYNTGGVQQWVARYDGQAGGNDYATAIARDGQGNIYVTGYSAGSGTGYDYATVKYSPAGSEQQVFRHNGSGNGDDFAVAIGIDGLNSVYVTGTVASAGSGKDCATIKYDAAGNKRWTAVYNGPGNGDDLAAGLGVDNSANVYVTGYARSTGAGDDFATIKYDSAGGQQWVRTYNGPANDADHASAIAVDGAGTVYVTGSSRAAGTGYDFATLKYSTAGVQAWVARYDGAFGGDEFASAIAIDPSGFVYVTGSSSDATTVLFNEATVMYSPAGAQQWASRYKSSQSNDSYPAAMVNDGGGGVIVAGYSDLEEGNGFDYSVICYAFTGSQVWDARYNGPGISDDAATAVASDKTGNVYVAGYSRSTTSGYDFLTVKYNSSGTFQWAQRYDGPSGGDDIVSAIATDAAGNVYVAGYSYDSSGTTSEYATVKYNSGGALQWVARFGGLLESTNFAFDIAVTNTGSIFVTGTAGDSSGSAYDYLTVKYNSSGVEQWNARFNGSGDGGDFGIAVATDSTGNAFVTGASDESASRGYDMRTVKYNGNGSLLWGVRYNGTASDDDEGTAIAVDASGNVDVTGSSLGPLSSYDYATVQYNSAGVQQWVRRYNGSANDDDTPSALTLGPGGSVFVTGYSTSTGAAADYATLSYTAAGTQRWVKLYNGPAGGNDQASGLSADAQGNVYVTGFSEGAGTLDDYATLKYDSLGNQEWLIRFNGNASVNDDAAGIALDPAGGIIVAGSSGFGLAGEPSGGSTFTTIKYQQVSGTVISISPGTGWQLISLPVRVGSPYLLDHLYSYEGGYVKHDSMVNGVGYWKKLDQPDLSFTGFAISPETLHVSDAWNIVGSVSVPVPVASISSSPPGIILSPFFGYSGSYFVADSILPGHGYWVRTSAAGTLMLQPPQSTASRSAGPDILRRIDRGTFTDAAGRTGSVYFGEGRGEAASSGRFQLPPLPPPGGFDVRFKDGSLVALAGSNGIRRFGISLAGARFPINFSCSRPGDSPGAWLQAGPKRIPLRGTVRTRLGEQDTPLVLVLEGMNDLPGRFELSQNYPNPFNPATLIRYSLPQESRVRLGIYDLLGRRVKVLIDEIEDAGFKAIEWDALDESGKPVSSGVYFCRMDAWSPASPGAGFTSVKRMVLLR from the coding sequence GTGGAAAAACTGATTTCCGCGCGTTCACGCTATCATCATACACCCCCAGGACTTTCTCCCCCGGTGCCGCCGGACGGCCGGTTCATTCCGTTGAAGAAATCAAACCTTGTGCGGCCGTCATCCATGGGCGTCGCAGAACGCAAGGCTGATGAAGCATTCCCCCCCGGTCTCAATCCCGGCCTTCCGGGGTTTCCAATCAGTTCAAATCTTTCCGATACGGTTCAGCAACAGTGGCTCTCCTCCTATGCCTCCCAGCTCGCGGCATCCGAGGATGAAGCGGTCGCCATTGCGAGAGACCTCTCGGGCAACCTCTACGTTACCGGCTATTCCGACTCGTCGGTCACGGGAAACGACATCGTGACGATGAAGTTCACAAGCGGCGGAACCCGGCTCTGGGCTTCACGGTACAGCGGAAGCGCGCAGGGCGACGACCGCCCTTCGAAGATCATCGTCGACAGCTCCGGAAACACATACGTGTGCGGATACAGTCAGGGGTCCGGATCCGGGTACGACTACGTCACGATCAAGTACAATACCGGCGGAGTCCAGCAGTGGGTCGCGCGGTACGACGGGCAGGCGGGCGGGAACGATTATGCCACCGCCATCGCGCGGGACGGGCAGGGGAACATCTATGTGACCGGCTATAGCGCGGGATCAGGAACAGGTTATGACTATGCCACCGTCAAGTATTCCCCCGCAGGATCAGAGCAACAGGTTTTCCGGCACAACGGAAGCGGGAACGGAGACGATTTTGCGGTGGCGATCGGGATCGACGGGTTGAACAGCGTCTATGTCACCGGTACCGTCGCTTCCGCCGGAAGCGGGAAAGACTGTGCCACAATAAAATACGATGCGGCGGGTAATAAGAGATGGACCGCCGTTTATAACGGGCCCGGCAACGGGGACGATCTGGCTGCGGGTCTCGGCGTCGATAATTCGGCGAACGTCTACGTCACCGGATATGCCCGGAGCACAGGGGCGGGAGACGATTTTGCCACGATCAAATATGATTCCGCGGGCGGGCAGCAATGGGTCAGGACCTACAACGGCCCGGCGAACGACGCAGACCACGCATCGGCGATCGCGGTCGACGGCGCCGGGACCGTCTACGTTACCGGTTCCAGCCGCGCGGCCGGAACCGGCTACGATTTTGCCACCCTGAAGTACTCGACGGCAGGGGTACAGGCCTGGGTGGCGCGGTATGACGGGGCGTTCGGGGGCGACGAGTTTGCGTCGGCGATCGCGATCGACCCCTCCGGTTTTGTCTATGTGACCGGATCGAGCTCCGATGCGACGACCGTCCTTTTTAATGAAGCGACGGTGATGTACAGCCCGGCCGGAGCCCAGCAATGGGCCTCGCGTTACAAATCTTCGCAATCGAACGACAGCTATCCCGCGGCGATGGTGAACGACGGCGGCGGGGGCGTGATCGTGGCTGGATACAGCGATCTGGAGGAGGGGAACGGGTTCGACTACTCGGTCATTTGCTACGCGTTCACGGGAAGCCAGGTGTGGGATGCGCGGTATAATGGCCCCGGGATAAGCGACGATGCCGCAACCGCCGTCGCCTCCGACAAGACGGGCAATGTCTACGTGGCGGGATACAGCCGGAGCACGACCTCCGGGTATGATTTTCTGACGGTGAAATATAACTCCTCCGGGACGTTCCAGTGGGCGCAGCGCTACGACGGGCCCTCGGGCGGGGACGACATCGTCTCCGCGATCGCGACGGATGCCGCGGGAAACGTCTACGTCGCGGGATACAGCTACGACAGTTCGGGGACGACTTCGGAGTATGCAACCGTCAAGTACAATTCCGGCGGCGCTCTTCAATGGGTCGCACGATTTGGCGGGTTGCTCGAAAGCACGAATTTCGCCTTCGATATCGCCGTGACGAATACCGGGAGTATCTTCGTCACCGGGACAGCGGGCGACAGCTCGGGTTCGGCCTACGACTACCTCACGGTCAAATACAACTCGAGCGGAGTGGAACAGTGGAACGCGCGGTTCAACGGCTCCGGCGACGGAGGCGATTTCGGGATCGCCGTCGCGACCGACTCGACGGGGAACGCGTTCGTCACGGGCGCGAGCGACGAAAGCGCGAGCAGGGGCTACGACATGCGGACGGTCAAGTACAACGGAAACGGTTCCCTCCTCTGGGGCGTCCGTTACAACGGGACGGCAAGCGACGACGATGAGGGAACGGCGATTGCGGTCGACGCTTCCGGCAACGTCGACGTCACCGGTTCGAGCCTCGGACCCCTGAGTTCGTACGACTACGCCACGGTCCAGTACAATTCCGCCGGCGTACAGCAATGGGTCCGGCGATACAACGGCTCGGCGAACGATGACGATACGCCCTCGGCGCTGACGCTCGGCCCGGGCGGAAGCGTGTTCGTGACCGGGTACAGCACCAGTACCGGGGCTGCGGCCGATTACGCCACCCTGAGCTACACGGCGGCCGGCACCCAGAGGTGGGTGAAGCTCTACAACGGCCCGGCCGGCGGAAACGACCAGGCATCGGGTCTCTCCGCGGACGCGCAGGGGAACGTCTATGTGACGGGTTTCAGCGAAGGAGCCGGCACACTCGACGACTACGCGACGCTCAAGTACGACTCTCTCGGCAACCAGGAGTGGCTGATTCGGTTCAACGGAAACGCCTCCGTCAATGACGACGCGGCCGGAATCGCCCTCGACCCCGCGGGCGGGATCATCGTCGCCGGGTCGTCCGGATTTGGATTGGCGGGAGAACCGAGCGGAGGGTCGACCTTTACGACGATCAAGTACCAGCAGGTGTCGGGAACGGTGATCTCAATCTCGCCCGGCACCGGCTGGCAACTCATTTCATTGCCGGTGCGCGTGGGTTCTCCCTACCTTCTCGACCACCTTTATTCTTACGAGGGGGGATACGTGAAACATGACTCGATGGTCAATGGCGTGGGGTATTGGAAGAAACTCGATCAGCCGGACCTGAGCTTCACCGGATTCGCGATCAGCCCGGAGACCCTGCACGTCTCGGATGCGTGGAACATCGTCGGGTCGGTCTCCGTGCCCGTGCCCGTCGCGTCGATTTCGTCGTCGCCCCCGGGCATCATCCTTTCCCCGTTCTTCGGCTACTCCGGCAGCTACTTCGTCGCCGATTCGATCCTTCCCGGGCACGGCTACTGGGTTCGGACCTCCGCAGCCGGTACCCTCATGCTTCAACCGCCCCAATCCACGGCTTCAAGAAGCGCCGGTCCCGATATTCTGCGGAGGATCGATCGGGGAACGTTCACGGATGCGGCGGGGCGCACAGGGTCGGTCTATTTTGGCGAAGGCCGGGGAGAGGCCGCATCATCGGGCAGGTTCCAACTGCCTCCCCTCCCTCCACCGGGAGGGTTCGACGTCCGCTTTAAGGACGGCAGCCTGGTCGCCCTCGCCGGGTCGAACGGCATCCGCAGGTTTGGGATCAGTCTCGCCGGAGCCCGCTTCCCGATAAACTTCAGTTGCTCGAGACCGGGCGATTCCCCCGGGGCGTGGCTCCAGGCGGGTCCGAAAAGGATTCCTCTCCGGGGAACCGTCCGCACCCGTCTCGGGGAACAGGATACTCCGCTCGTCCTCGTCCTGGAGGGAATGAACGATCTCCCCGGCCGGTTCGAACTCTCTCAGAACTACCCCAACCCGTTTAACCCCGCGACGCTCATCCGGTATTCGCTGCCGCAGGAGAGCAGAGTGCGGCTCGGGATCTACGATCTCCTCGGGCGGAGAGTGAAAGTCCTTATCGATGAAATTGAAGACGCAGGGTTTAAGGCGATCGAATGGGACGCGCTCGATGAATCGGGGAAGCCCGTTTCGAGCGGAGTCTATTTTTGCAGGATGGATGCGTGGAGCCCGGCCTCTCCCGGGGCCGGTTTCACGTCGGTGAAAAGGATGGTCTTGCTCCGGTAA
- a CDS encoding cold-shock protein produces the protein MEKGTVKWFNAAKGFGFISREGGEDVFVHFNAISASGYKSLNEGDKVEFEVEKGPKGLAASKVTVIS, from the coding sequence ATGGAAAAAGGAACAGTCAAGTGGTTCAACGCAGCAAAAGGTTTTGGTTTCATTTCTCGCGAAGGCGGCGAAGATGTATTCGTCCACTTCAACGCGATCTCAGCAAGCGGTTACAAGAGCTTGAATGAGGGTGACAAGGTAGAGTTCGAAGTCGAGAAGGGCCCCAAGGGCCTTGCGGCGTCGAAGGTCACCGTCATCTCGTAA
- a CDS encoding fused MFS/spermidine synthase: MNQASRSNAPGKAGTPYPLFYAISFLEGAAVMACELIGAKLIAPYYGNSLYVWTSVLGTTLGGLTAGYYLGGMISEKPFLRRNLRNILIASTALFAVMPRLSSLVMNASLSFSIQVGSLLSCIVFIFPLLLCFGMVSPLVIRIVSENVEGVGKKAGTVYAISTLGGILMTFTVAFYSIPSLGLAASSYATAGLLLTAAVLSTVAPPDVSVSAPQEVSVRKAI; this comes from the coding sequence ATGAACCAGGCGAGCAGATCGAACGCACCGGGCAAGGCGGGGACGCCGTATCCTCTCTTCTATGCCATCTCGTTCCTCGAGGGAGCGGCCGTCATGGCGTGCGAGCTGATCGGCGCGAAGCTGATCGCACCCTACTACGGAAATTCTCTCTACGTGTGGACGAGCGTGCTGGGGACGACGCTCGGCGGATTGACGGCCGGGTATTACCTCGGTGGAATGATCTCCGAGAAACCGTTTCTTCGAAGAAACCTGAGGAACATCCTGATCGCCTCGACGGCTCTATTCGCGGTGATGCCGCGTCTCTCTTCCCTGGTGATGAACGCCTCCCTCAGTTTCTCGATTCAGGTTGGATCGCTTCTTTCCTGCATCGTCTTCATTTTTCCCCTCCTGCTCTGTTTCGGCATGGTCTCGCCGCTGGTCATACGGATCGTCTCCGAAAACGTCGAGGGTGTCGGCAAGAAGGCCGGAACCGTCTATGCGATCTCCACCCTGGGAGGGATCCTGATGACCTTCACCGTCGCCTTTTATTCCATTCCTTCGCTTGGACTCGCCGCAAGCTCGTACGCCACGGCGGGACTCCTGCTCACGGCGGCAGTGCTCTCCACGGTCGCGCCGCCGGACGTATCTGTGTCCGCGCCCCAAGAAGTGTCAGTTCGCAAAGCGATCTGA
- a CDS encoding zinc-dependent metalloprotease, which translates to MLKFLLSLLFLATLAVSQQKPEAQPASISEKTGGMEKHPGFFTYYWDPKGGKVYLEIARWNEEFLYMNSLPTGVGSNDIGLDRGQLGGGRVVKFLRSGPKVLLLQPNYSYRAMSDDPDERRTVEQAFAQSILWGFDVVAERDSTVLVDATGFFLRDAHNVVGTLKNTNQGQFRLDPSRCAFYLPRTRNFPENTEVEVTLTFTGDEPGNWVQQVVPTPGSITVRQHHSFDRLPAPGYTPRAFDPRSGFGWISYQDYATPIPEPLVKRFIVRHRLEKKDPAAPVSDAVKPILYYVDRGAPEPIRSALLEGARWWNQAFEAAGYRNAFQVSLLPDSADPMDIRYNVIQWVHRATRGWSYGNSIVDPRNGEILKGHVSLGSLRVRQDFLIAEGMVADYEAGKATDPRMLEMALARIRQLAAHEVGHTLGLQHNYIASSQGRASVMDYPHPLVTIAPDSSLDVSRAYATGIGDWDKVTIAYGYQDFAPGTDERGALNRIINDAASRGLTFLTDQDARPQGSAHPQTHLWDNGANAVDELKRIMGVRAVALKRFSEKAIRPGVPMATLEDVFVPVYMSHRYQVEAAVKVLGGLRYTYALRGDGQVPVAMVPPAEQRRALAALLETLKPSALAVPERILALIPPRPSGYDRSAELFKSRTGMTFDPLSVAEASANLTVSLMLHPARAARLVEYHSRDAGFPGLDEVIGRLLSGTWYAPHGSGYQAEILRVADGSVLTNLLSLAVNENAPQQVRGIAALKIEELKLWLSRERKTAKDESQQAHFVFALSLIRTFEANPKDLKLPSQLDPPAGPPIGGFDCGME; encoded by the coding sequence ATGCTCAAGTTCCTGCTGTCGCTCCTGTTTCTCGCCACCCTCGCGGTTTCGCAACAAAAACCGGAAGCCCAGCCGGCATCAATTTCGGAGAAAACGGGCGGCATGGAGAAGCACCCCGGGTTTTTCACCTACTACTGGGATCCGAAAGGGGGAAAAGTCTACCTGGAAATCGCCAGATGGAACGAGGAATTCCTCTATATGAATTCGCTCCCCACCGGCGTCGGATCGAACGACATCGGGTTGGACCGCGGGCAGCTTGGCGGAGGGCGGGTCGTGAAGTTTCTGAGAAGCGGCCCCAAGGTGTTGCTGCTCCAGCCGAATTATTCGTACCGGGCGATGAGCGACGATCCCGACGAGCGCCGGACGGTCGAGCAGGCCTTCGCACAATCGATTCTCTGGGGATTTGATGTCGTGGCGGAGAGGGATTCGACCGTCCTCGTCGATGCGACCGGTTTTTTTCTCCGGGACGCTCACAATGTCGTGGGTACGTTGAAAAATACGAACCAGGGCCAGTTCAGACTCGATCCGTCGCGCTGCGCGTTCTATCTCCCCCGAACCCGAAACTTTCCCGAGAACACCGAGGTGGAGGTGACGCTGACCTTTACCGGGGACGAACCGGGCAACTGGGTTCAGCAGGTCGTCCCGACGCCCGGCTCGATCACTGTCCGCCAGCATCACTCCTTTGACCGGCTCCCCGCCCCCGGATACACCCCGCGGGCGTTCGATCCGCGATCCGGGTTCGGCTGGATAAGCTATCAGGATTACGCCACCCCGATCCCGGAACCCCTGGTGAAGCGGTTCATCGTGAGGCACCGTCTCGAGAAAAAAGACCCAGCCGCCCCGGTGAGCGACGCGGTGAAGCCGATTCTCTACTATGTCGACCGGGGGGCGCCCGAGCCGATACGCTCGGCGCTTCTGGAGGGGGCCCGATGGTGGAACCAGGCGTTCGAGGCGGCAGGGTATCGAAACGCCTTCCAGGTGAGCCTCCTTCCCGACAGCGCCGACCCGATGGACATCCGGTACAACGTGATTCAGTGGGTTCACCGGGCGACAAGAGGCTGGTCGTACGGCAATTCGATCGTGGACCCGAGGAACGGAGAGATCTTGAAGGGACACGTCTCCCTCGGGTCCCTCCGTGTCCGGCAGGATTTTCTGATCGCAGAGGGGATGGTCGCCGACTACGAAGCGGGCAAAGCGACGGACCCGAGGATGCTGGAGATGGCGCTCGCGCGGATCCGCCAGCTCGCCGCGCACGAGGTGGGACACACGCTCGGCCTGCAGCACAACTACATCGCCAGCTCCCAGGGCCGGGCTTCGGTGATGGACTACCCGCATCCGCTCGTTACGATCGCACCCGATTCATCGCTCGACGTATCCCGGGCGTACGCGACGGGGATCGGCGACTGGGATAAGGTGACCATCGCGTACGGATACCAGGACTTTGCCCCGGGGACGGATGAAAGGGGCGCGCTCAACCGGATCATCAACGATGCCGCATCCCGGGGACTCACCTTTCTCACCGACCAGGACGCCAGGCCGCAGGGAAGCGCCCATCCGCAAACGCATTTGTGGGATAACGGGGCGAACGCCGTCGACGAGTTGAAGCGAATCATGGGCGTCCGCGCGGTCGCGTTGAAGAGGTTCTCCGAGAAGGCCATCCGCCCGGGTGTGCCAATGGCGACTTTGGAAGACGTCTTTGTGCCGGTCTATATGTCCCACCGCTACCAGGTGGAGGCGGCGGTGAAAGTGCTGGGAGGCCTTCGATACACCTATGCGCTCCGCGGGGACGGGCAGGTTCCGGTCGCAATGGTTCCCCCGGCTGAACAGCGGCGCGCGCTCGCGGCCCTTCTTGAAACCTTGAAGCCCTCCGCCCTCGCCGTGCCGGAACGGATTCTCGCCCTGATCCCGCCGCGCCCGTCGGGATACGACAGAAGCGCCGAGCTTTTCAAGAGCCGGACGGGAATGACGTTCGATCCCCTCTCGGTAGCGGAGGCGTCGGCGAATCTGACCGTGAGCCTGATGCTCCACCCGGCCAGGGCGGCGCGGCTCGTCGAGTACCACTCGCGTGACGCCGGTTTCCCCGGGTTGGACGAGGTGATCGGCCGCCTGCTTTCAGGCACCTGGTACGCTCCGCACGGGAGCGGATACCAGGCGGAGATTCTCAGAGTCGCCGACGGGTCGGTGCTTACGAACCTCCTCTCCCTGGCGGTGAACGAAAACGCCCCCCAGCAGGTCCGCGGGATTGCGGCGCTCAAGATTGAAGAATTGAAGCTCTGGTTGTCGCGTGAGAGAAAAACGGCGAAGGATGAGAGCCAGCAGGCGCATTTCGTCTTCGCTCTCTCGCTGATCAGGACATTCGAGGCGAACCCGAAAGACCTGAAACTCCCTTCGCAGCTCGATCCACCGGCGGGACCGCCCATTGGAGGGTTTGATTGCGGGATGGAATAG
- a CDS encoding fused MFS/spermidine synthase, protein MSKKKHGRETARTEPGKRIAASTYLLLAFIEGAAVISVELLGAKMLTPFFGNSLIVWASVIGVTITFLTIGYYAGGLLSRGANPDLYLALAFLSAAALITFMSTWAHTMFGWFQASSVYSASIVSASLLLGPPLFAFGTTSPLVIRQLSRQVAEAGKKAGLVYAVSTVGGIVFTFLAGFVLIPALGITIPLYIIACLLFGFTALFMYSKTVMGTIVAVVFLKALTLAHGGAEPGGALSVPFVSEGLLGQLKVVDKVDTAAKLEIRHLLINGIPQTRIVNNAFRVSYWKYVHEISMFSSLKKGSPHVLLFGFAAGSLATELIRMNMTLDAVELDARMMPIARDYFYFDDTTTRFFVDDARHYIKTASSKYDLIVFDVLNGEVQPSYVFTTESFRELKNLLNDDGMIIIEFQEILARKKTTVYKCIVNTLLEAGYKAYVHLGTGEIVDIIIVSSPKDIDFSRLKKENMNPCCAGQPWTDDLIKNPVLRCPSPFPDGFVLTDDKPVIDYLNAETIRKWREGAIINFAQVELTEGLKLFK, encoded by the coding sequence ATGTCCAAGAAGAAACACGGCAGGGAAACCGCCCGGACCGAGCCCGGGAAACGAATCGCGGCCTCGACCTACCTCCTTCTGGCGTTCATCGAGGGGGCCGCGGTGATTTCGGTCGAGCTCCTCGGAGCCAAGATGCTGACCCCCTTCTTCGGCAACTCGCTCATCGTCTGGGCGTCCGTCATCGGGGTCACGATAACGTTCCTCACCATCGGCTATTACGCCGGCGGATTGCTCTCCCGGGGCGCCAACCCCGACCTCTATCTGGCTCTGGCGTTTCTCTCCGCGGCAGCCCTGATCACGTTCATGTCCACGTGGGCGCACACGATGTTCGGGTGGTTTCAAGCGTCCTCGGTCTATTCGGCCAGCATCGTTTCGGCCTCTCTCCTTCTCGGGCCTCCCCTGTTCGCCTTCGGAACCACATCTCCGCTTGTGATCAGGCAGCTCTCGAGGCAGGTCGCCGAGGCCGGGAAAAAAGCCGGGCTGGTCTATGCTGTTTCCACGGTCGGCGGAATTGTCTTCACGTTTCTCGCCGGGTTTGTGCTGATACCCGCACTCGGCATCACGATCCCCCTCTATATCATCGCCTGTCTCCTGTTCGGCTTTACAGCACTCTTCATGTACAGCAAGACGGTGATGGGGACGATCGTCGCGGTGGTGTTTCTCAAAGCCCTCACTCTGGCCCACGGGGGCGCCGAACCGGGGGGCGCTCTCTCGGTTCCGTTCGTGAGCGAAGGGTTGCTGGGCCAGTTGAAGGTCGTCGACAAAGTCGACACCGCGGCGAAGCTGGAGATACGCCACCTCTTGATCAACGGCATCCCCCAGACCCGCATCGTGAACAACGCCTTCAGGGTCTCCTACTGGAAATACGTGCACGAAATCTCCATGTTTTCCTCGCTCAAGAAGGGGAGCCCCCACGTGCTGCTCTTCGGGTTCGCGGCGGGAAGCCTCGCCACCGAGCTGATCCGCATGAACATGACGCTGGATGCGGTCGAACTCGACGCCCGAATGATGCCGATCGCCCGGGACTATTTCTACTTCGACGATACGACGACCCGCTTCTTCGTCGACGACGCGCGCCATTACATCAAAACGGCGTCCTCCAAGTACGATCTCATCGTCTTCGACGTTCTGAACGGGGAAGTGCAGCCCTCCTATGTCTTCACCACGGAGAGCTTCCGCGAGCTGAAGAACCTCCTGAACGACGATGGAATGATCATCATAGAATTTCAGGAGATTCTTGCCAGGAAGAAAACGACGGTCTACAAGTGCATCGTGAACACGCTGCTCGAAGCGGGCTATAAGGCGTATGTCCACCTGGGGACCGGCGAGATCGTCGACATCATCATCGTGTCCTCTCCGAAGGATATTGATTTCTCCCGGTTGAAAAAGGAAAACATGAACCCCTGCTGCGCCGGGCAGCCGTGGACCGACGACCTGATCAAGAACCCGGTCCTCCGGTGCCCGAGCCCCTTCCCGGACGGTTTCGTCCTGACGGACGACAAGCCGGTGATCGATTATCTGAACGCTGAAACCATCAGGAAGTGGAGGGAAGGGGCCATCATCAACTTCGCGCAGGTGGAGCTCACGGAGGGACTGAAGCTCTTCAAGTAA
- a CDS encoding ZIP family metal transporter — translation MRSLGFWLFSVGTLVSTLLGGMFSIRFKDRLHPIMAFTAGVLIGVFSFDILPEIMNQVKENNYNATGIMIAFAAGFMLFHVLEKVILIHHAHEGEYADHKHPHVGMLSAFALMGHSFLDGVGIGLGFQVSNAVGILVALAVISHDFTDGMNTVSLMLLHKNSVKRARIVLAGDALAPLLGACSTLLFQIPHYFLVLYLASFGGFLVYIGASDILPEAHSNRSSPGLIVLTFLGLVFTFLVAALA, via the coding sequence ATGCGCTCTTTAGGTTTCTGGCTCTTCTCCGTCGGCACGTTGGTTTCCACCCTTCTGGGCGGGATGTTTTCGATTCGATTCAAGGATCGGCTCCATCCGATCATGGCGTTCACCGCCGGGGTCCTCATCGGCGTCTTCAGTTTCGACATCCTTCCCGAAATCATGAATCAGGTGAAGGAGAACAACTATAATGCGACGGGGATCATGATCGCCTTCGCGGCGGGCTTCATGCTCTTCCACGTCCTCGAGAAGGTCATCCTGATCCATCATGCCCACGAGGGGGAATATGCCGACCATAAGCATCCGCACGTCGGGATGCTTTCGGCGTTCGCCCTGATGGGGCACAGTTTCCTGGACGGCGTGGGAATCGGGTTGGGATTTCAGGTGAGCAATGCCGTCGGAATCCTCGTCGCGCTCGCGGTGATCTCGCACGATTTCACAGACGGGATGAACACCGTTTCTCTCATGCTTCTCCATAAAAACTCGGTCAAACGCGCGAGGATTGTTCTGGCAGGAGATGCGCTGGCTCCCCTCCTTGGGGCATGCTCGACCCTCCTTTTTCAGATTCCCCACTATTTTCTCGTGCTCTACCTCGCTTCCTTCGGCGGGTTCCTCGTTTATATCGGAGCGAGCGACATCCTGCCGGAGGCGCACAGCAACCGGAGCTCTCCCGGATTGATCGTCCTGACATTTCTGGGATTGGTCTTCACGTTCCTGGTCGCGGCTCTGGCGTAG